A window from Halomicrobium urmianum encodes these proteins:
- a CDS encoding phosphoribosyltransferase → MGELPDEFACTITNWEYIYGLCRTVADDVKAADFEPDVVVALARGGWFGGRCLCDFIGLDDLTSLKVEHYVGTAETGEEAQVRYPLPEGSVEGKDVLVVDDIADTGQSLQTAVQFVEEQDPGDVRTATLQLLDTSEHEPDFVGERLAEWTWVVYPWNFVEDMVELIEGVMAKSDDEVHDRADVRRLLREYHGVERIEMEIAQPDRLDEVLSEMERRDVVVAVDGGWRLTE, encoded by the coding sequence ATGGGCGAGTTACCGGACGAGTTCGCGTGCACGATCACCAACTGGGAGTACATCTACGGGCTCTGCCGGACGGTGGCGGACGACGTCAAGGCCGCAGACTTCGAGCCGGACGTGGTCGTCGCGCTCGCGCGCGGGGGCTGGTTCGGGGGTCGGTGCCTCTGTGACTTCATCGGGCTGGACGACCTGACGAGCCTGAAGGTCGAGCACTACGTCGGGACGGCCGAGACGGGCGAGGAGGCCCAGGTGCGCTACCCGCTGCCCGAGGGGTCGGTCGAGGGCAAGGACGTCCTCGTCGTCGACGACATCGCTGACACGGGCCAGTCCCTGCAGACGGCCGTCCAGTTCGTCGAGGAACAGGACCCCGGCGACGTCCGGACGGCGACGCTCCAGCTGCTGGACACCAGCGAGCACGAGCCGGACTTCGTCGGCGAGCGCCTCGCCGAGTGGACCTGGGTCGTCTACCCCTGGAACTTCGTCGAGGACATGGTCGAACTGATCGAGGGCGTCATGGCGAAGAGCGACGACGAGGTCCACGACCGGGCGGACGTCCGCCGCCTGCTCCGGGAGTACCACGGCGTCGAGCGCATCGAGATGGAGATCGCCCAGCCCGACCGGCTCGACGAGGTCCTCTCCGAGATGGAGCGCCGCGACGTCGTCGTCGCCGTCGACGGCGGCTGGCGGCTGACCGAGTAG
- the glmM gene encoding phosphoglucosamine mutase produces MQVFGSSGVRGVANEELTPAYVMQIAQAAGSVLEAGRVALARDTRTTGQQFANAAASGLASVGCDVDRLGELPTPALQAYCDREGVPGLMVTASHNPPAYNGVKLVGADGVELERATLDRIEAALTTEPDLAAWADVGRSERIDGAREDYVEEALAAVDREAVADAGLTVVVDPGHGAGCHTSPDFLRELGCEVHTVHAQPDGTFPGRDPEPVADNLAALCDHVIATDADLGIAHDGDADRAMFVDETGAVIDGDAALAALVEAAVEPGDAVVSAVNASQQLRDVVEDAGADLTLTQIGSTNIVTRVRELQAEGEHVAVAGEGNGGVIFPDYRIARDGAYTAARFLELVAERPATEVVADHDRYVAVRQSVGYADESERAAMLSAVERVAEEAVADLDTTDGYRLEYGDGWVLARPSGTEPVVRVYAEARSEERATELANQFGDAVRDARGD; encoded by the coding sequence ATGCAAGTGTTCGGGTCCAGTGGCGTCCGGGGCGTGGCGAACGAGGAGCTGACGCCGGCCTACGTCATGCAGATCGCACAGGCCGCTGGCTCCGTGCTGGAGGCCGGGCGCGTTGCGCTCGCGCGGGACACCCGGACGACGGGCCAGCAGTTCGCGAACGCCGCGGCCAGCGGGCTGGCCAGCGTCGGTTGCGACGTCGACCGGCTGGGCGAACTCCCGACGCCGGCCCTGCAGGCCTACTGCGACCGCGAGGGCGTGCCGGGCCTGATGGTGACCGCCTCTCACAACCCGCCGGCGTACAACGGCGTGAAGCTGGTGGGCGCCGACGGCGTCGAACTGGAGCGGGCGACGCTGGATCGGATCGAGGCGGCGCTGACCACCGAGCCCGACCTGGCCGCCTGGGCGGACGTGGGCCGCTCGGAGCGGATCGACGGCGCCAGAGAGGACTACGTCGAGGAAGCGCTGGCCGCGGTCGACCGCGAGGCCGTCGCCGACGCCGGCCTGACCGTGGTCGTGGACCCGGGCCACGGTGCCGGCTGTCACACCAGCCCGGACTTCCTGCGCGAACTCGGCTGCGAGGTCCACACCGTCCACGCCCAGCCCGACGGCACCTTCCCCGGGCGCGACCCCGAGCCCGTGGCCGACAACCTCGCCGCGCTCTGCGACCACGTCATCGCCACGGACGCCGACCTCGGTATCGCCCACGACGGCGACGCCGACCGCGCGATGTTCGTCGACGAGACGGGCGCGGTGATCGACGGCGACGCGGCGCTGGCCGCGCTCGTCGAGGCGGCCGTCGAGCCCGGCGACGCCGTCGTCTCGGCCGTCAACGCCTCCCAGCAGCTCCGGGACGTCGTCGAGGACGCCGGTGCCGACCTGACGCTGACCCAGATCGGTTCGACGAACATCGTCACTCGCGTCCGCGAACTCCAGGCCGAGGGCGAGCACGTCGCCGTCGCCGGCGAGGGCAACGGCGGCGTCATCTTCCCGGACTACCGCATCGCGCGCGACGGCGCCTACACCGCCGCGCGCTTCCTGGAACTGGTCGCCGAGCGGCCCGCCACCGAGGTCGTCGCCGACCACGACCGGTACGTGGCGGTCCGCCAGAGCGTCGGGTACGCCGACGAGAGCGAGCGGGCGGCGATGCTGTCGGCCGTCGAGCGGGTCGCCGAGGAAGCCGTCGCCGACCTGGACACCACCGACGGCTACCGCCTCGAGTACGGCGACGGCTGGGTGCTGGCCCGTCCCTCCGGCACCGAGCCCGTCGTCCGCGTCTACGCCGAGGCCCGCTCCGAGGAGCGGGCGACGGAACTGGCCAACCAGTTCGGCGACGCCGTCCGCGACGCTCGCGGGGACTAG
- a CDS encoding DUF7118 family protein — MTSTSEGDAAERLRRADDERRRTRAAVESAGEADLRALRDACETLRETLDRYEDRATGDGDFAGFIEFQDRIAHFTNDLDEDLPERATFEDVDDRLQQRRLTESDFAAVREELAGAESTAEPLNDWEDARAEYREARKAARRRLDELADRIDELERLRRLGEADLDAPVERIREPIEAYDEAVGEAFREFRSDAPAREVLEFVATTALYPLVPFAEPPEDLREFVQSRAVGSEPIPQLLEYADYSRSKLDHYVDDPATLKRNVATRETYLRRLDADPLTVGWPPPAADVLRWQCDERISVVARFASDVVPDLRRVRELTRREDYADLRDSAVAREQLTGDERERLQSGAVERDLNDARAERERIEAALAELPSLDELPALP; from the coding sequence ATGACGTCTACGAGTGAGGGCGACGCGGCCGAGCGCCTCCGGCGGGCGGACGACGAGCGTCGGCGGACACGCGCGGCCGTCGAGAGCGCCGGCGAGGCCGATCTGCGGGCGCTCCGCGACGCCTGCGAGACGCTCCGGGAGACGCTCGACCGCTACGAGGACCGGGCCACCGGCGACGGCGACTTCGCCGGCTTCATCGAGTTCCAGGACCGCATCGCCCACTTCACGAACGACCTGGACGAGGACCTCCCCGAGCGGGCGACCTTCGAGGACGTCGACGACCGCCTCCAGCAGCGCCGGCTCACGGAGAGCGACTTCGCGGCCGTCCGGGAGGAGCTAGCGGGGGCCGAGTCGACCGCCGAGCCCCTGAACGACTGGGAGGACGCCCGCGCCGAGTACCGAGAGGCCCGGAAGGCCGCCCGGCGGCGGCTGGACGAGCTGGCCGACCGGATCGACGAACTGGAGCGGCTGCGACGGCTCGGCGAGGCCGACCTCGACGCGCCCGTCGAGCGGATCAGAGAACCGATCGAGGCCTACGACGAGGCCGTCGGAGAGGCCTTCCGCGAGTTCCGAAGCGACGCGCCCGCCCGCGAGGTGCTGGAATTCGTCGCGACGACGGCGCTGTACCCGCTGGTCCCCTTCGCAGAGCCGCCCGAGGACCTCCGGGAGTTCGTCCAGTCGCGGGCGGTCGGGAGCGAACCGATCCCGCAACTGCTCGAGTACGCCGACTACTCCCGGTCGAAGCTCGACCACTACGTCGACGACCCGGCGACGTTGAAGCGGAACGTGGCCACGCGGGAGACGTACCTCCGGCGGCTGGACGCCGACCCGCTGACCGTCGGCTGGCCCCCGCCGGCTGCCGACGTGCTCCGCTGGCAGTGCGACGAGCGGATCTCCGTGGTGGCGCGGTTCGCCTCCGACGTCGTCCCCGACCTGCGGCGAGTGCGGGAACTGACCCGGCGCGAGGACTACGCCGACCTCCGGGACAGCGCCGTCGCTCGCGAGCAGCTGACGGGCGACGAGCGCGAGCGGCTACAGAGCGGCGCCGTCGAGCGGGACCTGAACGACGCCCGGGCGGAACGGGAGCGGATCGAAGCGGCGCTGGCGGAGCTCCCGTCGCTGGACGAGCTGCCGGCGCTGCCCTAG
- the hisI gene encoding phosphoribosyl-AMP cyclohydrolase: MSEVDLAFDEQDLLPAVAQDAESGEVLMLAYASEAALERTRETGFAHYYSRSRDELWKKGGSSGHVQRVEEVRVDCDGDALLYLVDQEGGACHTGYRSCFHRTVDGEVVGETVFDPDDVYE, from the coding sequence ATGTCCGAGGTGGATCTCGCCTTCGACGAACAGGACCTGCTGCCCGCCGTCGCGCAAGACGCCGAGTCGGGGGAGGTGCTGATGCTCGCCTACGCCTCCGAGGCGGCCCTGGAGCGCACCCGCGAGACGGGCTTCGCCCACTACTACTCGCGGAGCCGCGACGAGCTCTGGAAAAAGGGCGGGTCGAGCGGCCACGTCCAGCGCGTCGAGGAGGTCCGCGTCGACTGCGACGGCGACGCCCTGCTGTACCTCGTCGACCAGGAGGGCGGCGCCTGTCACACCGGTTACCGCTCCTGCTTCCACCGGACCGTCGACGGCGAGGTCGTCGGCGAGACGGTGTTCGACCCCGATGACGTCTACGAGTGA
- a CDS encoding A24 family peptidase, translating into MLASTPDLLRLLAVPVFGYVAYRDVETRRVPNRTWVPLAALAVVLLAWDGYAAYAGGDRLFFLRAALGVGFVVPLVTAFWYTGSFGGADAKAFYVLALLFPVYPVYYPPAELPLVPATLPMEPSPAGLFSLTVLSNTVVAGAVYPLGVAVANLLRGNVGLPIVIGRPLRWDRLPEEYGVLLETTDGFTRRGLDLDALRMYLAWRGCDLADLREAPETYRDPASLPADPNPPGDGVVADGGLVGDQASSDRRSDGGQPVEDSAEAVGPDAPADDPWGAAAFLDDVEGSAYGTTPERLREGLEVVVDEDEVWISPGIPFLVPTFAGLLVSLTYGDLLFQAVAAL; encoded by the coding sequence GTGTTAGCGTCGACGCCGGATCTGTTGCGCCTGCTCGCGGTGCCGGTCTTCGGGTACGTCGCCTATCGGGACGTCGAGACTCGTCGGGTCCCCAACCGGACCTGGGTGCCGCTGGCTGCGCTGGCCGTCGTCCTGCTGGCCTGGGACGGCTACGCGGCCTACGCCGGCGGCGACCGGCTCTTCTTCCTCCGGGCGGCCCTCGGCGTCGGGTTCGTCGTCCCGCTGGTCACCGCCTTCTGGTACACGGGCAGCTTCGGCGGGGCCGACGCCAAGGCCTTCTACGTGCTGGCGCTGCTCTTCCCCGTCTACCCGGTGTACTACCCGCCGGCGGAGCTGCCGCTCGTCCCGGCGACGCTGCCGATGGAGCCCAGCCCCGCGGGGCTGTTCTCGCTGACGGTCCTGTCGAACACGGTCGTCGCCGGCGCTGTCTACCCCCTGGGCGTGGCCGTCGCGAACCTGCTTCGGGGGAACGTCGGGCTCCCGATAGTGATCGGTCGACCGCTACGGTGGGACCGCCTCCCCGAGGAGTACGGCGTCCTCCTGGAGACGACAGACGGGTTCACCCGCCGCGGGCTGGACCTCGACGCCCTCCGGATGTACCTCGCCTGGCGCGGCTGTGATCTGGCGGACCTGCGGGAGGCACCCGAGACCTACCGCGACCCGGCGAGCCTGCCCGCCGATCCGAACCCGCCCGGCGACGGCGTCGTCGCGGACGGGGGTCTGGTCGGAGACCAGGCCTCGTCGGACCGCAGGTCCGACGGCGGGCAACCGGTCGAGGACAGTGCGGAAGCGGTCGGGCCCGACGCTCCGGCCGACGACCCCTGGGGCGCAGCGGCGTTCCTCGACGACGTCGAGGGCTCGGCCTACGGCACCACCCCCGAACGGCTCCGCGAGGGCCTGGAGGTCGTCGTCGACGAGGACGAGGTGTGGATCTCGCCGGGCATCCCCTTCCTGGTCCCCACCTTCGCCGGCCTGCTCGTCTCGCTGACCTACGGCGACCTGCTGTTCCAGGCCGTCGCCGCTCTCTAG
- the fer gene encoding ferredoxin Fer, translated as MPTVEYLNYEVVDDQGWDMYDDDVFEEASGMDLDDEDYGTLDVNEGEYILEAAEAQGYDWPFSCRAGACANCAAIVLEGDIDMDMQQILSDEEVEEKNVRLTCIGSAADDEVKIVYNAKHLDYLQNRVI; from the coding sequence ATGCCCACGGTTGAGTACCTCAACTACGAAGTAGTCGACGATCAGGGCTGGGACATGTACGACGACGACGTCTTCGAGGAGGCCTCCGGCATGGACCTCGACGACGAAGACTACGGCACCCTCGACGTCAACGAGGGCGAGTACATCCTCGAGGCCGCCGAGGCCCAGGGCTACGACTGGCCCTTCTCGTGCCGGGCCGGCGCGTGTGCGAACTGCGCCGCCATCGTCCTCGAAGGCGACATCGACATGGACATGCAGCAGATCCTCAGCGACGAGGAGGTCGAGGAGAAGAACGTTCGCCTGACCTGCATCGGCAGCGCCGCCGACGACGAGGTCAAGATCGTCTACAACGCCAAGCACCTCGACTACCTGCAGAACCGCGTCATTTAA
- a CDS encoding inorganic phosphate transporter has protein sequence MVSLLLAVGILVAVFVGFNIGGSSTGVAFGPAVGAGTVSKFTAAALMTIFALAGGWTIGRKVVDTLGNNLVTTQFTIEVSIVVLFFIGFALFLSNVVGVPASTSMTAVGAIAGLGVAKGTLNVSEMSRIVSWWLVSPVLAFWVSGVIGRYFYPTLVERFAISQTEGSLLAWDTSGALPRPELGENTTQREFVGTALVVGIGCYMAFSAGASNVANAVAPLVGIEGGGLAMGPAILLGGGAIGLGAFTIARRTMDTVGNDLTDLPLLAALLVAMVSSTIVTVLSALGVPASFVIIATMSIVGLGWGRATRTTTISDTVRGEMPSVSPGALKAEADDVPTVGGGPATPNPGDHRPIGEEDPEDIPKAADLFEPATTARVIVTQNIVPVIATVAAYAVFRYVPAF, from the coding sequence ATGGTTTCGCTGTTGCTCGCCGTCGGGATCCTCGTCGCCGTGTTCGTCGGATTCAACATCGGCGGGTCGTCGACGGGCGTCGCGTTCGGCCCCGCCGTCGGGGCCGGCACGGTCTCGAAGTTCACTGCTGCCGCGCTGATGACGATCTTCGCGCTGGCCGGCGGGTGGACCATCGGCCGGAAGGTGGTCGACACGCTGGGCAACAACCTCGTCACCACGCAGTTCACCATCGAGGTGAGCATCGTCGTGCTCTTCTTCATCGGCTTCGCCCTCTTCCTCTCGAACGTGGTCGGCGTGCCCGCCTCCACGTCCATGACGGCCGTCGGCGCCATCGCCGGCCTGGGCGTCGCCAAGGGGACGCTCAACGTGAGCGAGATGAGCCGGATCGTCTCGTGGTGGCTCGTCTCGCCGGTGCTGGCCTTCTGGGTCAGCGGCGTGATCGGGCGGTACTTCTACCCGACGCTGGTCGAGCGGTTCGCCATCTCCCAGACCGAGGGATCGCTGCTGGCCTGGGACACCAGCGGCGCGCTCCCGCGCCCGGAACTGGGCGAGAACACGACCCAGCGAGAGTTCGTCGGGACCGCACTGGTCGTCGGCATCGGCTGTTACATGGCCTTCTCCGCGGGCGCGTCGAACGTCGCCAACGCGGTGGCGCCGCTGGTGGGCATCGAAGGCGGCGGGCTGGCGATGGGCCCGGCCATCCTGCTCGGCGGCGGCGCCATCGGCCTCGGCGCGTTCACCATCGCCCGCCGGACGATGGACACCGTCGGCAACGACCTGACCGACCTCCCGCTGCTGGCGGCGCTGCTCGTGGCGATGGTCAGTTCCACCATCGTCACCGTGCTGTCGGCGCTGGGGGTGCCCGCCAGCTTCGTCATCATCGCCACGATGAGCATCGTCGGCCTCGGCTGGGGGCGGGCGACCCGGACGACGACCATCTCCGACACGGTCCGCGGGGAGATGCCCAGCGTCTCGCCCGGCGCGCTCAAGGCCGAGGCCGACGACGTCCCCACGGTTGGCGGCGGTCCCGCGACCCCCAACCCGGGCGACCACAGGCCCATCGGCGAGGAGGACCCCGAGGACATCCCCAAGGCCGCAGACCTGTTCGAACCGGCCACGACGGCCCGCGTCATCGTCACCCAGAACATCGTCCCGGTCATCGCGACCGTGGCCGCGTACGCCGTCTTCCGGTACGTCCCAGCGTTCTGA
- the hisA gene encoding 1-(5-phosphoribosyl)-5-[(5-phosphoribosylamino)methylideneamino]imidazole-4-carboxamide isomerase — protein sequence MFPEFSVIPAVDMQDGQVVQLVGGERGTERTYGDPVEAARRWVEAGAETLHLVDLDGAFEGERANAPAIEAILDARDRWAAGEDSPAGEAVEVDVQLGGGIRTVEDATGLLDGGVDRVILGTAAVEEPEIVERISEDYPGAAMVSLDAKDGEVVVSGWTEGTGLDPAEAAGRYEDLGAGAILFTDVDVEGQLEGVRTDPVRRVVEAVDIPVVASGGVATIDDVRALRDAGASAVVVGSALYEGQFALEEAQEAVE from the coding sequence ATGTTCCCGGAGTTTTCGGTGATCCCGGCGGTGGACATGCAGGACGGGCAGGTCGTCCAGCTGGTCGGCGGGGAGCGCGGGACGGAACGGACCTACGGCGACCCGGTCGAGGCGGCCCGGCGGTGGGTCGAGGCGGGCGCGGAGACGCTGCACCTCGTCGACCTCGACGGCGCGTTCGAGGGCGAACGAGCGAACGCGCCGGCCATCGAGGCGATCCTCGACGCTCGCGACCGCTGGGCCGCGGGCGAGGACTCGCCCGCCGGCGAGGCGGTCGAGGTCGACGTGCAACTGGGCGGGGGCATCCGGACCGTCGAGGACGCGACGGGCCTGCTCGACGGCGGCGTCGACCGGGTGATCCTGGGCACGGCGGCCGTCGAGGAGCCCGAGATCGTCGAGCGGATCAGCGAGGACTACCCCGGCGCGGCGATGGTCAGCCTCGACGCGAAGGACGGCGAGGTCGTCGTCTCGGGCTGGACCGAGGGGACGGGTCTGGACCCTGCCGAGGCGGCGGGCCGCTACGAGGACCTCGGCGCCGGCGCCATCCTGTTCACCGACGTCGACGTTGAGGGCCAACTGGAGGGCGTGCGCACCGACCCCGTCCGGCGGGTCGTCGAGGCGGTCGACATTCCGGTCGTGGCCAGCGGCGGCGTGGCGACGATCGACGACGTCCGGGCGCTTCGCGATGCGGGCGCGAGCGCCGTCGTCGTGGGGTCGGCCCTCTACGAGGGGCAGTTCGCGCTCGAAGAAGCGCAGGAAGCCGTGGAATGA
- a CDS encoding TrmB family transcriptional regulator, giving the protein MSESQLRDALSAFGLSEKEVDAYLAVVRRGEATTRAVSAAADVSQSYVYEIAGELANRGLVTVDESETPTVLRARPPEEVVDALSMHVTELESAVADLYSEPSRSGPGFEVVRSHRTVRRRAQSHVDRAEHDVFCLVPAESFDAVREQLAAAVDRGVDVYCLLAGPTAESLVDGFEDPGEYATVVRTWDGRPPAFVLRDGDAGVLASSGMLRGRSSENYAVAFDQPEVASGFFGNYVSNIWPMGTQRFVAEPPALPATFDYYRTGVTAAALHQTAGHDLWADLEGIEVESGDDHAFEDVRVREVRQSLVEPATYTFPTESAFVVETDDGLASVGGLTSGLGPYYEEYAVERVTLYRE; this is encoded by the coding sequence ATGAGCGAGTCCCAGCTCCGGGACGCGCTGTCGGCCTTCGGGCTCTCGGAGAAGGAGGTCGACGCGTACCTGGCGGTGGTTCGACGGGGCGAGGCGACCACGCGGGCGGTCTCGGCGGCCGCGGATGTCTCCCAGAGCTACGTCTACGAAATCGCCGGCGAACTGGCCAATCGGGGGCTGGTAACGGTCGACGAGAGCGAGACGCCGACCGTGCTGCGGGCCCGCCCGCCGGAGGAGGTCGTCGACGCGCTGTCGATGCACGTCACCGAACTGGAGTCGGCGGTCGCGGACCTCTACAGCGAGCCCAGTCGGTCCGGTCCCGGCTTCGAGGTCGTCCGGTCCCATCGGACGGTGCGCCGGCGCGCCCAGAGCCACGTCGATCGGGCCGAGCACGACGTCTTCTGTCTCGTCCCCGCCGAGTCGTTCGACGCGGTCCGCGAGCAACTGGCGGCGGCGGTCGACCGCGGCGTCGACGTCTACTGCCTGCTGGCTGGGCCAACGGCCGAGTCGCTGGTCGACGGCTTCGAGGACCCGGGCGAGTACGCGACCGTCGTCCGGACCTGGGACGGCCGCCCGCCCGCGTTCGTCCTCCGCGACGGCGACGCCGGCGTGCTGGCCTCCAGCGGGATGCTCCGCGGACGGAGCAGCGAGAACTACGCCGTCGCCTTCGACCAGCCGGAGGTCGCCAGCGGCTTCTTCGGCAACTACGTCAGCAACATCTGGCCGATGGGGACCCAGCGGTTCGTCGCCGAACCGCCCGCGCTCCCCGCCACCTTCGACTACTATCGCACCGGCGTGACCGCGGCGGCGCTCCACCAGACCGCCGGCCACGACCTGTGGGCGGATCTGGAGGGCATCGAGGTCGAGTCCGGCGACGACCACGCCTTCGAGGACGTCCGCGTCCGGGAGGTCCGTCAGAGCCTCGTCGAACCGGCGACTTACACCTTCCCCACCGAGAGCGCGTTCGTCGTCGAGACCGACGACGGCCTCGCCAGCGTCGGCGGCCTCACCTCCGGACTGGGGCCCTACTACGAGGAGTACGCCGTCGAGCGGGTGACGCTGTACAGGGAGTGA
- a CDS encoding MFS transporter codes for MTASNRRAWTAAIFATMALTGAAMMARGPIIPHLETTFGAPEWQLGLIAPAGTAGYLVVISVVGFGAGHLDPRRFVLVGMIGSVVCLLAMAAAPLLAVFLLAVLVRGTMNGVVRGLNRPVLSHFYPENRGRVYSYYDMTWAAGAVIGPLAIVGAVALGNWRVAYVAMAAVMAALTVVVWRLDAPAVETEEEPIDWGEVLGLLRRPEIVAMIAAMFFATGVEGGLFTWLPTYAEGELPPSLAGITLSVMIAGYVPGRFVYGRLAERLGYLPLLVGILLALLPAFGAFLVADGTWLLAAVAAVGALLSGVYPLLLSYATEAVPHHSGPVTALAAVSSSLGVGIVPAIMGGVISGSNVGFAMRLLLGPIAIALAVLVVARVAERRRNRAEATA; via the coding sequence GTGACGGCGTCGAACCGGCGCGCCTGGACGGCGGCCATCTTCGCGACGATGGCGCTGACCGGCGCGGCGATGATGGCCCGCGGCCCGATCATCCCGCACCTCGAGACCACGTTCGGCGCTCCGGAGTGGCAACTCGGCCTGATCGCGCCCGCGGGGACGGCCGGCTACCTGGTCGTCATCTCCGTCGTCGGCTTCGGTGCCGGCCACCTCGACCCCCGCAGGTTCGTTCTGGTGGGGATGATCGGCAGCGTCGTCTGCCTGCTGGCGATGGCCGCCGCGCCGCTTCTGGCCGTCTTCCTGCTGGCCGTCCTCGTCCGGGGGACGATGAACGGCGTGGTCCGCGGGCTGAACCGGCCCGTCCTCTCCCACTTCTACCCCGAGAACCGCGGCCGGGTGTACAGCTACTACGACATGACCTGGGCCGCCGGCGCGGTGATCGGTCCGCTGGCGATCGTCGGCGCCGTCGCGCTGGGCAACTGGCGGGTCGCGTACGTCGCCATGGCCGCCGTCATGGCCGCTCTGACCGTCGTCGTCTGGCGCCTCGACGCCCCCGCCGTCGAGACGGAGGAGGAGCCCATCGACTGGGGCGAGGTGCTCGGCCTCCTGCGCCGGCCGGAGATCGTCGCCATGATCGCGGCGATGTTCTTCGCCACTGGCGTCGAGGGCGGCCTGTTCACCTGGCTGCCGACCTACGCCGAGGGCGAGCTCCCGCCGTCGCTGGCCGGCATCACCCTCTCCGTGATGATCGCCGGCTACGTCCCCGGGCGGTTCGTCTACGGGCGACTCGCCGAGCGGCTCGGCTACCTCCCGCTGCTCGTCGGTATCCTCCTCGCGCTCCTGCCGGCGTTCGGGGCCTTCCTCGTCGCGGACGGAACCTGGCTGCTGGCCGCCGTCGCGGCCGTCGGCGCGCTACTCTCCGGCGTCTACCCGCTCCTCCTGTCGTACGCCACCGAGGCCGTCCCGCACCACAGCGGCCCGGTCACGGCACTTGCCGCCGTCTCGTCGTCGCTCGGCGTCGGCATCGTCCCGGCGATCATGGGCGGCGTGATCAGCGGCTCGAACGTCGGCTTCGCCATGCGCCTGCTGCTCGGTCCGATCGCCATCGCGCTTGCCGTCCTCGTCGTCGCCCGCGTGGCCGAGCGCCGCCGCAACCGCGCCGAGGCGACCGCCTGA
- the hisB gene encoding imidazoleglycerol-phosphate dehydratase HisB: protein MTDRTAAVTRETAETAIEVTLDVDGDGDATVDTGIGFFDHMLTSFATHGLFDLTVDCDGDLEIDDHHTVEDVAISLGEALAEALGEKRAIRRFSDRRVPLDEAVAGVVVDVSGRPYFAFDGEFSQDAVGGMTSHMAEHFCRSLATNAGLTLHVEVDGENAHHEIEALFKGLARALDDATRIDERRSDVASTKGEL from the coding sequence ATGACTGATCGGACCGCAGCCGTCACCCGCGAGACCGCGGAGACGGCCATCGAGGTGACGCTCGACGTCGACGGGGACGGCGACGCCACCGTGGACACCGGGATCGGCTTCTTCGATCACATGCTGACCTCCTTCGCCACCCACGGCCTGTTCGACCTGACCGTCGACTGCGACGGCGACCTGGAGATCGACGACCACCACACCGTCGAGGACGTGGCGATCTCGCTCGGCGAGGCCCTCGCGGAGGCGCTGGGCGAGAAGCGCGCCATCCGGCGGTTCTCCGACCGCAGGGTCCCGCTAGACGAGGCCGTCGCCGGCGTCGTCGTCGACGTCTCCGGCCGCCCGTACTTCGCGTTCGACGGCGAGTTCTCCCAGGACGCCGTCGGCGGGATGACCAGCCACATGGCCGAGCACTTCTGTCGCTCGCTGGCGACCAACGCCGGCCTGACGCTGCACGTCGAGGTCGACGGCGAGAACGCCCACCACGAGATCGAGGCGCTGTTCAAGGGACTGGCGCGGGCGCTGGACGACGCCACCCGGATCGACGAGCGCCGGTCCGACGTCGCGAGCACGAAAGGCGAGCTATGA
- a CDS encoding amino acid-binding protein, which yields MSDGGATFDEIMEKFSDSPGQQRVIRLLLERGFSVNDEGRVVSGGIEIPYTGIAREAEVDRRVVDSTTEAILEDDQLRRIFQNISAIPSLMDLAPVLDLTVLTVAVDDAEGSGIVAAVTEAIADRDITIRQVISEDPEFTDEPVLYVITDQDLPGGLINEIREMGFVRRIELE from the coding sequence ATGAGCGACGGCGGCGCCACGTTCGACGAGATCATGGAGAAGTTCTCCGACTCGCCGGGCCAGCAGCGGGTGATCCGCCTGCTGCTGGAGCGGGGCTTCTCCGTCAACGACGAGGGCCGTGTCGTCTCCGGCGGCATCGAGATCCCCTACACGGGCATCGCCCGGGAGGCGGAGGTCGACCGCCGCGTCGTGGACTCGACGACCGAGGCCATCCTCGAGGACGATCAGCTGCGGCGCATCTTCCAGAACATCTCGGCCATCCCGAGCCTGATGGACCTGGCGCCCGTCCTCGACCTGACCGTGCTGACCGTCGCCGTCGACGACGCCGAGGGGTCGGGCATCGTCGCGGCCGTCACCGAGGCCATCGCCGACCGCGACATCACGATCCGACAGGTCATCTCCGAGGACCCCGAGTTCACCGACGAACCCGTCCTGTACGTCATCACCGACCAGGACCTCCCTGGCGGGCTGATCAACGAGATCCGCGAGATGGGGTTCGTGCGGCGGATCGAACTGGAGTGA